In Haliscomenobacter hydrossis DSM 1100, the DNA window AGCGCAAGAACAGCGTGATGAGAACGATGTACCGAAAGGAATCGTTAAATGGTTAGTAGAAGTTTTTGACCAAAATAATGAGACTGTTGCCATCGCGACCATTCTCACCTTGGTCAGGAAAAAATCAAGTACCATTTAGTAGGTAACCATATGTCAACAAACATTCAAGCAGGCCAGGTCGGCTATCACGTGGAAAATGGAATGGGCACCATCAGTTTTTACCACCCTGCCCATAACTCGATGCCTAGCCCACTGCTGCACATCCTGACCCAAACCATCGAGCAGGCGGGTGCTGATCCTGCGGCACGGGTCATTGTACTCAAAAGTGCTGGCGATCGCACCTTTTGTGCCGGAGCCAGTTTTGATGAATTGGCGGCCATCGAAGATTTTGACGCGGGAAAACGATTTTTCACGGGTTTTGCCAAGGTCATCAATGCCCTCCGTAAGTGTTCCAAATTGGTGATTGGACGGGTGCAAGGCAAAGCCGTTGGTGGTGGAGTGGGTATTGCTGCGGCCTGTGATTATTGCCTCGCCACCCAACACGCCGACATCAAGTTGAGTGAATTGGCCGTTGGCATTGGGCCATTTGTCGTAGGCCCCGCCGTGGAACGAAAAATTGGCCTTTCCGCTTTTTCTCAATTGGCCATCAACGCCACGGAATGGCATTCGGCCAACTGGGCGATGGAACGCGGCTTGTACGCCAATGTCTACAGCAACATTGCCGATATGGACGCAGCCATCCTGGAACTGGCCCAAAAACTGGCTCAATCCAGTCCCGAAGCGATGCACGAACTAAAAACCATTTTTTGGCAGGGCACCCAACACTGGGATCAGTTTTTAGAAGAACGAGCCGCCATCAGTGGAAGACTGGTGCTTTCGGAATACAGCAAAAAAGCCATTAAAAAAAATGGTTGAGAGGGTTGAGAAAGTTGAGGAGGTTGAGGCTACCACGAGCGACATACACACTTTCACACGAAAACCTCACACTCAAACCCATTCTTGCGGCAGCCTCAACCTCCTCAACCTTCTAAACTTTTACAAATACTCAGCCCGAACCAAATAAAACCATGACTGTTATCAATACCAAATTATCCATACCACAAAAGACCTTGCTTGAAGCTTTTCGCTTGATGGCTACCGCCAAAAGTATGTCCGAGTTGTACGAAGAAAACTTCAAGCTGGTATCCAAATACGTGCACGCCACTTCCCGCGGCCACGAAGCCATCCAGTTGGCCCTGGGCATGCAATTGCTGCCCCAGGACTACCTTTTTCCCTATTATCGCGACGACGCCATGCTGCTCAGCATTGGTATGCGCCCTTATGAATTGATGTTGCAGTTGTTGGCCAAACGTGATGATCCCTTCTCGGGAGGGCGTACTTATTACGCGCATCCAAGTTTGAAAGACCCTAATAAACCCAAAATTCCGCATCAATCTTCAGCTACCGGCATGCAAGCCATACCCGCCACTGGCGTAGCCCTGGGTTTTTGGTACCGCGAAGCCCGGGCCTTGACCAAAGATTATCCGCTTGAAAAACCCATTGTGGTGTGCTCACTTGGCGATGCTTCGATGACCGAAGGGGAAGTTTCTGAAGCCATGCAAATGGCGGTATTGAAAAAACTGCCGATCCTGTATTTGGTACAAGACAATGGTTGGGACATTTCCGCCAGCGCCGCTGAAGTGAGGGCCCAAAGTGCGGCGGAATACGCGGCAGGTTTCAAGGGTTTGGAAACCCGCAGCATTCATGGCAACGATTTTTTTGCATGCTATGAGACGCTGCGAGAAGCCATTGCAACGATGCGGCGGGAGCGGCGGCCTTTTTTGGTACACGCCGAAGTTCCGCTGTTGAACCACCATACCTCTGGCGTCCGCAAAGAATGGTACCGCGATGACCTGGAAGGGCACCTGTTGCGGGATCCCTTCCCACTGTTTTGGCAATACTTGATGGAAGATGGCATCGCCAGCGAAGCCCAACTGCAAGAGATCAACGCCCGTGCCCAAGCGCAGGTCAAGGCCGATTTTGAGGCTGCACAGCAAGCTGAAGACCCCTCTCCCGCTTCGCTCTACCTGCATGATTTCGCCCCAACCTCGGTTACCGAAGAGAAAGGACAACGCCAGCCCGCACAAGGCTCAGAAGTGGTCATGGTGGATTGCGCGCTACACGCCGTAGAAGAATTATTACAAAAGTATCCCGAATGTTTGATGTACGGTCAGGATGTGGGAATGCGACTGGGAGGCGTGTTTCGGGAAGCCGCTACCCTGGCCCAAAAATTTGGCAAAGAGCGCGTGTTTAATACCCCTATTCAGGAGGCATTCATCATTGGCAGCACAGTGGGCATGTCGGCCATTGGGTTAAAACCCATCGTAGAGGTGCAATTTGCGGATTACATTTGGCCAGGGCTCAATCAGTTGTTTACCGAAGTCAGCCGTTCCTGCTACCTCTCCAATGGCAAATGGCCAGTGAGTTGTGTGATTCGGGTACCCGTTGGTGCGTATGGCAGTGGCGGGCCTTACCACAGTTCCAGCGTAGAATCGGTATTGAGCAATATCCGGGGCATCAAAATTGTGTACCCCAGCAATGGTGCAGACATGAAGGGCTTGATGAAAGCTGCTTACCACGATCCCAATCCGGTGGTCGTACTGGAACACAAGGGTTTGTATTGGTCAAAAGTAAAGGGCACCGAAGCCGCCAAAGTTGTAGAGCCCGATGTGGATTACATCATCCCTCTGGGCAAAGCCAGAATAGCCCTAGCGGCCAGTAAAGACCGTGCAGCCCATGACAATACGCTTTTTGTAGTCACCTATGGCATGGGTGTCCATTGGGCTTTGAATGCGGCCAAAAACTATCCAGGACAAATCGAAATCCTCGACCTGCGTTGCATAGCGCCGCTGGATGAAGAAGCCATTTATACCGGAGCCGAAAAACACGGACGAGTACTGGTCATCACCGAAGAACCGGTGAACAGCAGTTTTGCGCAAAGCATTGCCGCCCGGATCCAGCAGCAGTGTTTTAAGTTTTTGGATGCGCCGGTAACTACGATTGGGGCGGCGAATTTGCCGGCCATTCCGCTGAGCGAGGTGTTGGAAAAAGAGATGTTGTTGAGTGCGGAGAAGGTGGCTGTGGAGATGGGGAAGGTGTTGGGGTTTTAGGGCAAGTGTTTTAAATGTCTAATTTGATTGCCACAAAATTTGCGCTTTTCCCGTTATTCACTCACATTATGTATTTTTTCACCGCAGAGTAAAAGAGGACACGCGGAGTTCCGCGGAGTTTTTAGTTTTAAAGAGTTCGCCACCTTTGGTGGCTGGAGTTCGGGGTCCTGGAATATTTCGCTAAAGATCAAGTCAAGAAAAATAGGACTTCGAAGGGGAATGAACCATCCTTCAGCAATAGCGACCTCCGTGGCCTCTCCACACCGCAGGTGCCCTCAAAAAACTCCGCGGAACTCCGCGTGTACTCCGTTACTCTGCGGTAAAACAAATTGCGGTTAAATTTAAATCGCGGGATGTATCAGTGATGACCATCTTCTTACATCAGAAGTTTATGAACAGTACTACGTAATGTGAGTTTCCTTATTGATATGAAACAATTCCGAATCCAATGAATACAAACTTCATCCAAATATTTATCCCCCTCTTTGCTCTACCTATTTTGCTTTCCGGGCAAAGCCCAACGTTCACTTACGACCCACAAAGAATCAGCAAAACCGTCCGGCAAATCGCCAAAGACATTGCCAAGGAAAATGAAATCCATGGAGATGCGGTGTGGGTTGTGGCAGCAAAAACCCCTCAATACCGCCGATTTGAAGGATTGTATACAAAAGCCAGCTTAGAAGAGTTGATTGAACTGGTGGAGCACCCCAATCCCGCCGTCCGAGGGTACGCTTTTTGGGGCTTGGCCAAACGACATTATGAAAAGCTGGAAGCCATCTTTATATCTCATGCCGCCGATGAGCAGCTCGTCTACCAGATTGAGGGCTGCAAAGGGGCGAAAATACCAGTAATTGATTTTATGCGTTGGGTGGTTACACCAGAAATGATTGATTGGGATTGTAAAAAATTGGATGCTGCTGCATTAAATAGATTAGAGGAAAGACGAAAGATGATTATGAAAACAAAAAAATGATTAATAAACTTGCAAAACCACAAGATCAAATGAAACAAATCCTTGACGAAATCGAGCCTGAAAAACCAATCCCCGGAAAGGTATTTTCAATTTTATCTTTTGCCTTTTCCATCCTGGCTTCATTTTTCTTTATCCTACTATTGATCCAGAGCTGGCTCTTTTTTTCAAGGAGGGAATACTATCGTCATTCACCCGAGATACTGGTTTGGAGTGTGGAAATCGCCTGTCTATTGGGGGTTACATTTGCTACTGTTAGTCTGATTAGAAAAGAAAAACTCCGCCACTTTAAGGCAATAGGTGTATTTTTAAATTTTTTGATTTTCGGGCTGATCTTGGGCTTTTTTCTATATGCGGTGATCCTCGACATGAACCGATAATAGCAACCCACGCTTATTCAATGTGTTATGAGACATTGCATAACTAACCTGTTTCTGCCTCGAACATATATGCAATCACTTGCGTTACAACATTATACTCCTGCTGATGTGCTGCTGCAGCATGGTCCGTAAGTTCGAGTTTTCGGTCTTTTGCCATCAAAATCTCAACAGCAAAGAACCAAAACCCACGAACCCACGAACCCTCACCTCCTCTCACTCATACGACACAATCGTCGTAATGTAACTGCCCGGATAACCCAATCTTTCCAGATCAGCCTTTAGGCGCTCCGCCTCAGCTCTACTCTTGAAGGTTTTTTTCGATTCCACGATCCAAACTTGTTCACAAGGTTGATAGCGCGCTGCCAGGCTATTGTGGAAATGATAATTGCGCGGGTCGGTATCGCGCAATACCGCAACCTGTACGCGATATTCCAGTCCGGTTGTGGTGTTGAATACAGGAAGCGCCTTAGGTTTTGGTTTGGAGTCATAAGCGCTTGGCAAGTTGTCACAATACACGGGCTTGGATTTTACCGGGCTTTGTGCAAATCCTTTCAGGCTAAAAACCAAAAGGCAAATTGTTGGGAATAGGAATTTTTGAGACATGGTCCACATTTTAACAAATGGTAAATGATTATGATTTAGCTGTTGAACTTATCTTCTCAGCAATATTAATAAGTAGCCTCGAATTTGACGCAAAAACGCTGAAAAGTATCTACTTTTCCAACCTACAAATTCTAATTGAATAGCGTTTACTGATCATTTAAAACACATTCACATGCACAAAAAGTTGCCCTACCTTTTGATATTGTTGACCTTAGCGCTGAGTTGCTCCCGCAAAACAGCGGTTATGAAGCAATCCGACGAAGCACTGCGTACCTTAGCCGATGCACTGGCCCACAAATACATCATCATTGATGGCCACGTGGATTTGCCCTATCGCCTCAAAGTGACCAACTTTCAACTCACCCGCCAGTACATTGGGATTCCCGTAGAAACCAAAGAAGGTGACTTCGATTATGTACGCGCCAAAAAGGGCGGACTGAGTTGCCCCTTTATGTCCATTTATATTCCCTCTTCGTATCAATTGAATGGCAAAGCCAAGTTGTTGGCGGATTCGCTGATCGATATGGTAAGTGGGATTGCGCGGGAAATTCCCGACAAGTTTAAAATTGCCCTTTCTCCAGCGGAGGTCGAAGCCAATTTTAAACAAGGGCTAATTTCACTTCCCATGGGTATGGAAAATGGTGCCCCCATCATGGACGACCTGGCCAATGTGGCCTATTTTCACCGCCGGGGTATCCGGTACATCACGCTGACTCACGGCAAAGACAACCAAATTTGTGATTCTTCCTACGACACTACGGGCACCTGGAACGGGCTAAGCCCTTTTGGTGAAAAGGTAGTCGCTGAAATGAACCGGGTCGGCATCATGGTGGATGTATCGCACATTTCGGACAGCTCCTTTTTTGATGCCATCAAAATCACCAAAGCACCGGTGATTGCTTCACATTCGTCCTGCCGCAAGTTTACCCCCGGCTGGCAGCGCAACATGAGCGATGACCAATTGATGGCCTTGAAAAAAAATGGCGGCGTCATCCAAATCAACTTTGGATCGACCTTCCTGGATTCAAAAATCCCGGAATACAACAACAAAAAGCGGGATGAATTGAATGAATTGCTGAAAAAGGCGGGATTGAAAGATACTGACGCTGCAGCAAAACCGATCATCGAAGAGTTTGGCAAAAAGAATCCCAAACTCTACGCCGATGTCAAAACCGTAGCCGATCACATCGATCACGTGGTGAAATTGATCGGTATTGACCACGTCGGTTTGGGTTCCGATTATGATGGTGTAGGCGACTCCTTGCCCACCGGACTCAAAGATGTATCGCAATACCCCAACCTGATTTTTGAACTGTTGAAACGCGGCTACAGCGAAGAGGACATCGCCAAGATTTGCTCGAAAAATGTGCTGCGGGTATGGAAGGCGGTGGAGAAAGTAGCGGGGAGATAAGTTGAAAAGTTTAGGGTTGAAAAGTATGGGTAGTACAAAATTCGAGATTTGAACTGATGAAGGAACTTCATTTATGGCTCAGATCTCGCGTTACCCCAACTTTTCAACTTTTCAACCCCTAACTTTTCAACTTCTTCCTACGCCAACCCAATCTTCGTCCCGTTCGGGATCACGGCTTTTTTCTTCAGTACCACGATCCCGTCCCGGATCACGTAGGTACTGGTTTCCATGTCTCCCAAAGAATGGTGGCCTTTGATGATCACATTATGGCCAATGCTGCAGTTTTTGTCCACGATGGCGTTCTCGATGTAACAATCTTTACCGATGCCCATGGGGATCTCCGCTGCTTCGATCTGCTCCAGCGACTCGTAATAATCGGCTCCCATGAGGATGGCATTGTTGATTTCGGTGCCCTCGCCAATGCGTGAGCGAATCCCCACGATGGCCTTGTCAATCTTTTTGGCGTGAATGATACAGCCTTCCGCTACCAGGGTACGGTTGAAGAATGTACCATAAATTTTGGAAGGTGCCAATGGCCGGGGCCGGGTGAACACCGTCGCATTTTTATCAAAAAGATTGAAGTCAGGAATTGGATCCGTGAGGGCGATGTTGGCTTCAAAGAAAGAAGCAATGGTACCAATGTCCGTCCAGTAACTGTCAAAAGCGTAGCTGGCTACTTTGAAGTTGTTGTTGATGGCGTAAGGAATGATCTCCTTGCCAAAGTCCGTCGCGTCAGGATTTTCTTCAAACAGGCGCTCCAGTACTTCTCTTTTGAAGACGTAAATACCCATAGAAGCCAGGTATTCTTTGCCCTTGGAAGTATATTTTTCCTCTAACGGCGAACGCCAGGCAGGGAGAACATCCTTTTTGGGTTTTTCCGTAAAGTCTTCGATGTACTGATCCTGATTTACTTTGAGGATACCGAACTCCGAAGCCTCTTTTGCCACCACGGGAATGGTGGCGATGGTCAGGTCTGCCCCTTTGTCCAGGTGGTAAAAGGCCAGCTCTTTAAAATCCATTTGGTATAATTGGTCACCGGAAAGGACCAAAATGTAGTCAAAATCGTGATTGACCATGTGGTGCATCGATTGACGTACCGCGTCTGCCGTTCCTTGAAACCAGTTGGGAGAATTGGGTGTTTGTTCAGCGGCCAAAATATCTACAAAGCCATGTGTAAACATGTCGAAGGTGTAGGTATTTTTGATGTGCTGATTGAGTGAAGCCGAATTGAATTGGGTCACCACAAACATCCTGCGTACTCCTGAGTTCAGGCAGTTGGAAATCGGGATGTCGATCAGGCGGTACTTGCCAGCAATAGGCACCGCTGGCTTGGAGCGTTGCTCGGTAAGTGGATACAGCCGCGAGCCAGCCCCACCGCCAAGAATAAGTGCAATCATTTTCACTTCCATACGAATTTAGGTTGGAGTATCCAGGTTTTTAAAATTTTGTGGTAACCCCTGATTTATCAAAAAATCGATCCCCTGTAAGGTGATTCTTATAGATTTTCGTAAATTTCAATGTATTGCTCTGCCGCTTTTTCCCAGGAGAAATCTACCCCCATGATGCGCTGCCGAACCTGATCAAAATGAGCCTGATTGTGGTACAACTCATGCGCCCGATAAACCGCAATAGTAGCGTCATCCAATGAAAAATTGTCGAAGCGAATGCCGCGTCCAGGCAGTTCGGGTTCGGCGATATCGATGACCGTATCACTGAGTCCACCCACCGAACGCACAATGGGCACGGTTCCATAGCGCATGGAATACATCTGGTTTAAGCCACAAGGCTCTACCCTTGAAGGCATCAAGAGGAAGTCGGCTCCGGCGTACAACTGGTGGGCCACGCCTTCATTGTAGGCCAACATCACGGCGCAACGTTTGGTGAAACGCCATTGTAAACTGGCCAAAGCCTCATGGATGTGGGGTTCACCCGTACCCAGGATCAAAAAGCTGACGCCCAACCCCTCATTTAAAACCCTTGCAATGAGATCAGGAATCAGGTCCGCACCTTTTTCGCGCACCAGTCGGCCAATAAAGGTAATGACCGGTAAATCCAGATCAGCGTTAAAATGCTGTTGCAAAACTTGTTTGTTCCTGGCTTTAAAAGCACCAATATCACCTTCGAAATGATGTGGTAAATAGGTGTCTATGGCCGGATCCCAAACATCGGCATCAATCCCATTGAGGATGCCCACACATTTGGTCGCCTCGGCACGCAGCAATCCTTCCAGGCCATTGGAGTATTCCATTAGTTCCTTGAGGTAAGTCTGTGAAACCGTAGTCACTTTCCAAGCACATTTGATGGCCGAAGCCAATGGATTGATTCCTCCCCCCCAGTCGATCAAACCCGAAGCACTGGCCTCAAATGCGGGCAACAAGACGTGTTTGTCCCAACCAAAAGCGCCGTGGTACTCACCATTGTGAATGGTAAATACCGTAGGAATTTGGCTGATGGCCCGGTATTCCAAACTATGCTGCAGCATAAATGGGATCAAACCCGAGTGGTGGTCATGACAATGAATCACTGCCGGTTTTGCCGACATATTCAATACCCAATTCAGAATGGCTTGTTGAAAGAACACCCAACGTTCAGCGTTGTCATTGTACCAACCGGTGGTATCTCCATAAATCCCCGGCCGGTCAAATTTACCGGGAAGATTGACTACATAGAGCGGAAAGCCCAGGCTGTCATTTTGCTCTTTTTCAATGGCAAAGGGGTAATAGATATTGTTGAGTCGGAAAGCACCAGCATACACCAATTCAAACTGTCTGGCCATAAACCAGGGCAACTGATACTTTGGAATCACCGCTGCGGAAGCCCAGCCGCGATGACTCAGGTATTTCGGAAGAGCGCCTACAACATCACCCAAACCGCCAGCTTTAGCCGCGGGGTAACATTCTGCACTGACGTGGAGTATTTTCATGGCAGAGTACGAGTTCGTGTTTTGTTGGAACATGGTAGTGAATACTGCTCTCAACAATCGTCAGTGCTAAAAATAGAATATTATCGGAGAAAAAAAGAAGGAAAGGGGAAATAAAATTTGGTAAAAAAAAACAAAATTAATGATTCGAGGCTTAGGGCGTTCGAAGTTCGGGGGTTAGCACTTTACAAACCCTCGAACTTCGAACTTTATGACCCTAGGACGCTACCGTAGGTTCTTGCTTCTTGACATTTTTCCCTTTCTTTGGACGGGTGTTGCCATATGAACCCTGAAAGATTTTGCCGCGTAAGGTTCTTTTATCACCTTTTCCCATGACTTGTAATTTTTATAGTTTTAAAAGGCTGCAAAGGTAGTTGTTTTTTAAAGAAATGTAAAGACATTCCGGGGTTTCTGCTCCTTCGGTCTGGTTTTTTTATCTTTATGCTCAATTTTACACCTTAATAATAAATGCATGCAAACGGCTCAAACCCATACCACCATGATTCGTGCTGAGGCCCAACGATTGGGTTTTGATCAGGTGGGCATGGCCAAGGCCGAGTTTATGGAAGAAGAAGCCCGCCACCTGGAACAATGGCTCCAGCAGGGCATGCACGGGCAGATGCACTACATGGCCAACCATTTCGACAAACGGATAGATCCTACCCAGTTGGTGCCGGGGGCCAAATCGGTCATCAGTTTGGTGTACAATTATTACAATCCGGCCAAACAAGAGGACCCTACGGCACCAAAAATTTCGCAATACGCTTATGGAAAAGACTACCATTTTGTGGTCAAAGACAAGCTCAAAGCCTTGTTGCATTTTATCCAGCAAGAAATTGGGGAAGTGCAGGGCCGTTGTTTCGTCGACTCCGCACCCGTACTCGAACGCGATTGGGCCAAGCGTGCAGGACTGGGCTGGATTGGCCGCAATACACTCTTGATCAACCCCAAAGCGGGTTCTTATTTTTTTTTGGCGGAATTAATCCTCGATCTTGAGCTGGAATACGACGCGCCCATGCGCGATTATTGCGGCACCTGCCGACGCTGTATTGACGCCTGCCCCACGGAGGCCATTTCGCCGGAGGGGTATTTGGTAGACGGCAGCAAATGTATCTCCTATCTTACCATCGAATTGCGCGAGGCCATCCCGGATGAATTTAAAGGCAAAATGGACAATTGGATGTTTGGTTGCGACATCTGCCAGGACGTTTGCCCCTGGAATCGTTTTTCCGAACCCCATCATGAACCTGCATTTGCGCCACATCCTGATCTATTGAGTATGCGCAAGGCCGACTGGGAGGAAATTACCCAAGAGGTATTCAACCAGGTATTT includes these proteins:
- a CDS encoding enoyl-CoA hydratase/isomerase family protein; its protein translation is MSTNIQAGQVGYHVENGMGTISFYHPAHNSMPSPLLHILTQTIEQAGADPAARVIVLKSAGDRTFCAGASFDELAAIEDFDAGKRFFTGFAKVINALRKCSKLVIGRVQGKAVGGGVGIAAACDYCLATQHADIKLSELAVGIGPFVVGPAVERKIGLSAFSQLAINATEWHSANWAMERGLYANVYSNIADMDAAILELAQKLAQSSPEAMHELKTIFWQGTQHWDQFLEERAAISGRLVLSEYSKKAIKKNG
- a CDS encoding alpha-ketoacid dehydrogenase subunit alpha/beta; protein product: MTVINTKLSIPQKTLLEAFRLMATAKSMSELYEENFKLVSKYVHATSRGHEAIQLALGMQLLPQDYLFPYYRDDAMLLSIGMRPYELMLQLLAKRDDPFSGGRTYYAHPSLKDPNKPKIPHQSSATGMQAIPATGVALGFWYREARALTKDYPLEKPIVVCSLGDASMTEGEVSEAMQMAVLKKLPILYLVQDNGWDISASAAEVRAQSAAEYAAGFKGLETRSIHGNDFFACYETLREAIATMRRERRPFLVHAEVPLLNHHTSGVRKEWYRDDLEGHLLRDPFPLFWQYLMEDGIASEAQLQEINARAQAQVKADFEAAQQAEDPSPASLYLHDFAPTSVTEEKGQRQPAQGSEVVMVDCALHAVEELLQKYPECLMYGQDVGMRLGGVFREAATLAQKFGKERVFNTPIQEAFIIGSTVGMSAIGLKPIVEVQFADYIWPGLNQLFTEVSRSCYLSNGKWPVSCVIRVPVGAYGSGGPYHSSSVESVLSNIRGIKIVYPSNGADMKGLMKAAYHDPNPVVVLEHKGLYWSKVKGTEAAKVVEPDVDYIIPLGKARIALAASKDRAAHDNTLFVVTYGMGVHWALNAAKNYPGQIEILDLRCIAPLDEEAIYTGAEKHGRVLVITEEPVNSSFAQSIAARIQQQCFKFLDAPVTTIGAANLPAIPLSEVLEKEMLLSAEKVAVEMGKVLGF
- a CDS encoding dipeptidase, translated to MHKKLPYLLILLTLALSCSRKTAVMKQSDEALRTLADALAHKYIIIDGHVDLPYRLKVTNFQLTRQYIGIPVETKEGDFDYVRAKKGGLSCPFMSIYIPSSYQLNGKAKLLADSLIDMVSGIAREIPDKFKIALSPAEVEANFKQGLISLPMGMENGAPIMDDLANVAYFHRRGIRYITLTHGKDNQICDSSYDTTGTWNGLSPFGEKVVAEMNRVGIMVDVSHISDSSFFDAIKITKAPVIASHSSCRKFTPGWQRNMSDDQLMALKKNGGVIQINFGSTFLDSKIPEYNNKKRDELNELLKKAGLKDTDAAAKPIIEEFGKKNPKLYADVKTVADHIDHVVKLIGIDHVGLGSDYDGVGDSLPTGLKDVSQYPNLIFELLKRGYSEEDIAKICSKNVLRVWKAVEKVAGR
- a CDS encoding glucose-1-phosphate adenylyltransferase; translated protein: MEVKMIALILGGGAGSRLYPLTEQRSKPAVPIAGKYRLIDIPISNCLNSGVRRMFVVTQFNSASLNQHIKNTYTFDMFTHGFVDILAAEQTPNSPNWFQGTADAVRQSMHHMVNHDFDYILVLSGDQLYQMDFKELAFYHLDKGADLTIATIPVVAKEASEFGILKVNQDQYIEDFTEKPKKDVLPAWRSPLEEKYTSKGKEYLASMGIYVFKREVLERLFEENPDATDFGKEIIPYAINNNFKVASYAFDSYWTDIGTIASFFEANIALTDPIPDFNLFDKNATVFTRPRPLAPSKIYGTFFNRTLVAEGCIIHAKKIDKAIVGIRSRIGEGTEINNAILMGADYYESLEQIEAAEIPMGIGKDCYIENAIVDKNCSIGHNVIIKGHHSLGDMETSTYVIRDGIVVLKKKAVIPNGTKIGLA
- a CDS encoding glycogen synthase, which encodes MKILHVSAECYPAAKAGGLGDVVGALPKYLSHRGWASAAVIPKYQLPWFMARQFELVYAGAFRLNNIYYPFAIEKEQNDSLGFPLYVVNLPGKFDRPGIYGDTTGWYNDNAERWVFFQQAILNWVLNMSAKPAVIHCHDHHSGLIPFMLQHSLEYRAISQIPTVFTIHNGEYHGAFGWDKHVLLPAFEASASGLIDWGGGINPLASAIKCAWKVTTVSQTYLKELMEYSNGLEGLLRAEATKCVGILNGIDADVWDPAIDTYLPHHFEGDIGAFKARNKQVLQQHFNADLDLPVITFIGRLVREKGADLIPDLIARVLNEGLGVSFLILGTGEPHIHEALASLQWRFTKRCAVMLAYNEGVAHQLYAGADFLLMPSRVEPCGLNQMYSMRYGTVPIVRSVGGLSDTVIDIAEPELPGRGIRFDNFSLDDATIAVYRAHELYHNQAHFDQVRQRIMGVDFSWEKAAEQYIEIYENL
- a CDS encoding 30S ribosomal protein THX is translated as MGKGDKRTLRGKIFQGSYGNTRPKKGKNVKKQEPTVAS
- the queG gene encoding tRNA epoxyqueuosine(34) reductase QueG, with product MQTAQTHTTMIRAEAQRLGFDQVGMAKAEFMEEEARHLEQWLQQGMHGQMHYMANHFDKRIDPTQLVPGAKSVISLVYNYYNPAKQEDPTAPKISQYAYGKDYHFVVKDKLKALLHFIQQEIGEVQGRCFVDSAPVLERDWAKRAGLGWIGRNTLLINPKAGSYFFLAELILDLELEYDAPMRDYCGTCRRCIDACPTEAISPEGYLVDGSKCISYLTIELREAIPDEFKGKMDNWMFGCDICQDVCPWNRFSEPHHEPAFAPHPDLLSMRKADWEEITQEVFNQVFQHSAVKRTKWDGLQRNIKFLQEE